From a region of the Pseudoxanthomonas sp. X-1 genome:
- a CDS encoding phospholipase A, which produces MSRPHPLPRLLSLLCVAAAPGVAAAQDGTTTITPASVEACGLITVDAQRLACYDTAIKRVAPSTAQADAAASIAKEQKELDASNAKARRQGGSMYANDDYDAALANAGKGSLLDSRWELAANSKLGVFQMRAYKPVYLLPAFWTSKKNEMPSSPNPDNTVTVAQDLQSVETKFQLSFKTKFVENLFGDNGDIWGGYTQSSRWQTYNSEASRPFRETNYEPEVMMVFRTNYTLGDWHGRLAGLSLNHQSNGRGDPLSRSWNRVIGMIGFDRDNWALVVRPWYRIPEGHDDDNPDIENYMGRGDATLTYSHDGHEFSLMGRHSLRGGDESHGALQASWGFPIDRNLRGHIEIFHGYGESLIDYNHKATYIGLGISLLEWY; this is translated from the coding sequence ATGAGCCGCCCGCACCCCCTGCCCCGACTCTTGTCCCTGCTGTGCGTTGCCGCCGCGCCCGGCGTCGCGGCTGCCCAGGACGGCACCACCACCATCACCCCGGCCTCGGTCGAGGCCTGCGGTCTGATCACCGTCGACGCCCAGCGCCTGGCCTGTTACGACACGGCGATCAAGCGGGTCGCACCCAGCACCGCGCAGGCCGATGCGGCGGCCAGCATCGCCAAGGAGCAGAAGGAGCTGGACGCCAGCAACGCCAAGGCCAGGCGGCAAGGCGGTTCGATGTACGCCAACGACGACTACGACGCGGCGCTGGCCAACGCCGGCAAGGGATCGCTGCTGGATTCGCGCTGGGAGCTGGCCGCCAACTCCAAGCTGGGCGTGTTCCAGATGCGCGCCTACAAGCCGGTCTACCTGCTGCCGGCGTTCTGGACGTCGAAGAAGAACGAGATGCCCTCCTCGCCCAACCCGGACAACACGGTGACCGTGGCGCAGGACCTGCAGAGCGTCGAGACCAAGTTCCAGCTGAGCTTCAAGACCAAGTTCGTGGAGAACCTGTTCGGCGACAACGGCGACATCTGGGGCGGCTATACGCAGAGCTCGCGCTGGCAGACCTACAACAGCGAGGCCTCGCGCCCGTTCCGCGAGACCAACTACGAGCCGGAGGTGATGATGGTGTTCCGCACCAACTACACGCTCGGCGACTGGCACGGGCGCCTGGCCGGGCTGAGCCTCAACCACCAGTCCAATGGCCGTGGCGACCCGCTCTCGCGCAGCTGGAACCGGGTGATCGGCATGATCGGCTTCGACCGCGACAACTGGGCGCTGGTGGTGCGGCCGTGGTACCGCATCCCGGAGGGCCACGACGACGACAATCCGGACATCGAGAACTACATGGGCCGTGGCGACGCCACGCTGACCTACAGCCACGATGGCCACGAGTTCTCGCTGATGGGCCGGCATTCGCTGCGCGGCGGCGACGAATCGCACGGCGCGCTGCAGGCTTCGTGGGGCTTCCCGATCGACCGCAACCTGCGCGGCCATATCGAGATCTTCCACGGTTACGGCGAGAGCCTGATCGACTACAACCACAAGGCCACCTACATCGGCCTGGGTATCTCGCTGCTGGAGTGGTACTGA
- a CDS encoding cold-shock protein — MAERETGTVKWFNDAKGFGFISRENGEDVFVHFRAIQTQGFKSLKEGQKVTFTVVQGQKGLQADAVQPV; from the coding sequence ATGGCAGAGCGCGAAACCGGAACCGTGAAATGGTTCAACGATGCGAAGGGCTTTGGCTTCATCAGCCGTGAGAACGGCGAAGACGTATTCGTGCACTTCCGTGCCATCCAGACCCAGGGCTTCAAGAGCCTCAAGGAAGGCCAGAAGGTGACCTTTACCGTGGTCCAGGGCCAGAAGGGTCTGCAGGCCGACGCCGTACAGCCGGTCTGA
- a CDS encoding glycine zipper 2TM domain-containing protein, whose product MQFKTLVLMSAGALTLAGCATTSPNYGYRDDYRGSSYPSASSRYCADCGIVTRIDPVSSNRSAPTGTGAVLGGIVGAVAGRQISKETGGSKGNKNVAAVAGAVGGALAGNAIQDRVTGDTYDVTVRMDDGRTIVINQRDLGGVTENTYVRVVNGRVVIR is encoded by the coding sequence ATGCAGTTCAAAACTCTCGTCCTGATGAGCGCTGGCGCGCTGACCCTGGCGGGCTGCGCCACCACCAGCCCGAACTACGGGTATCGCGACGACTACCGCGGCTCCTCCTATCCGTCCGCCTCGTCGCGCTACTGCGCCGACTGCGGCATCGTCACCCGCATCGATCCGGTGTCCTCCAACCGCAGCGCGCCCACCGGCACCGGTGCGGTGCTGGGCGGCATCGTCGGCGCAGTGGCCGGCCGTCAAATCTCCAAGGAGACCGGCGGCAGCAAGGGCAACAAGAACGTGGCGGCCGTCGCCGGTGCGGTCGGCGGCGCGCTGGCCGGCAACGCCATCCAAGACCGCGTCACCGGCGATACCTATGACGTCACCGTGCGCATGGACGATGGCCGCACCATCGTGATCAACCAGCGCGACCTGGGCGGCGTGACCGAGAACACGTACGTGCGCGTGGTCAACGGCCGAGTCGTCATCCGCTGA
- a CDS encoding glutathione S-transferase family protein — protein MTDTILYYSPSTASLVVHWLLIELDIPHRLELVDFDTGAQRSPEYLRLNPQGRVPTLVLDGQVLTESAAIAMHLADLHPRAGLAPAIGTPERAAYYRWLFFCAYTLMPAYRSWFYPDEPAGEANIEPVKAAARASLEYAWQQVADHLEANGPYLLGERRSAADFVLTMLMRWSRYMPRPTDDWPVLEAFAARMKALPSFHEAYRREGITDWQ, from the coding sequence ATGACCGACACCATCCTCTACTACAGCCCCAGCACCGCCAGCCTGGTCGTGCACTGGCTGCTGATCGAACTGGATATCCCGCACCGCCTGGAACTGGTCGACTTCGACACCGGCGCGCAGCGCTCGCCCGAATACCTCAGGCTCAATCCGCAGGGACGCGTGCCCACGCTGGTGCTGGACGGGCAGGTGCTGACCGAGTCGGCCGCGATCGCCATGCACCTGGCCGATCTGCATCCGCGGGCCGGCCTGGCCCCGGCCATCGGCACCCCGGAGCGCGCCGCCTACTACCGTTGGCTGTTCTTCTGCGCCTACACGCTGATGCCGGCGTATCGCAGCTGGTTCTACCCCGACGAACCGGCGGGCGAGGCCAATATCGAACCGGTCAAGGCCGCCGCGCGCGCATCGCTGGAATACGCCTGGCAGCAGGTGGCCGATCACCTGGAAGCCAACGGCCCCTACCTGCTGGGCGAGCGGCGCAGCGCGGCCGACTTCGTGCTGACCATGCTGATGCGCTGGTCGCGCTACATGCCCCGGCCCACCGACGACTGGCCCGTGCTCGAGGCCTTCGCCGCGCGGATGAAGGCGCTGCCGTCCTTCCACGAGGCCTACCGCCGCGAAGGCATTACCGACTGGCAGTAG
- a CDS encoding DUF456 domain-containing protein, with amino-acid sequence MYGLAALMILAGVLGVVLPVLPGLPLAFAGMLLAAWAGGFEQVGWVTLTVLGLLTALSLAVDVLSTAMGAQRVGASRLAIVGSVIGTVLGMFFMPLGLLVGPFAGALVGELMHGRELRQASKVGLATWIGLVVGVVLKVGLALAMLAVFLVAWFY; translated from the coding sequence ATGTACGGATTGGCGGCGCTGATGATCCTCGCCGGGGTGCTGGGGGTGGTGCTGCCGGTACTTCCGGGACTTCCGCTGGCCTTCGCCGGCATGTTGCTGGCGGCATGGGCCGGCGGATTCGAGCAGGTCGGCTGGGTCACGCTGACCGTGCTGGGGCTGCTCACCGCGCTGTCGCTGGCGGTGGACGTGCTGTCCACCGCCATGGGCGCGCAGCGGGTCGGCGCCAGCCGCCTGGCCATTGTCGGCTCGGTCATCGGCACCGTGCTGGGCATGTTCTTCATGCCGTTGGGCCTGCTGGTCGGGCCCTTCGCCGGCGCCCTGGTCGGCGAGCTGATGCACGGGCGCGAATTGCGCCAGGCCAGCAAGGTGGGGCTGGCGACCTGGATCGGCCTGGTGGTGGGCGTGGTGCTGAAGGTGGGACTGGCGCTGGCGATGCTGGCGGTGTTTCTGGTGGCCTGGTTCTACTAG
- a CDS encoding redoxin domain-containing protein, translating into MSTTDSPEAILPAGTQAPDFSLNATPDQALALHELRGRPVVLVFYPADWSAVCGDELALFNTALPMIARSKATVLGISVDSVWCHQAFIADRKLGFELLSDFEPKGAVARRYGAYDAEHGYCKRALFVIDAQGTIAWSYLSPTAINPGVDGVLDALDALPKG; encoded by the coding sequence ATGTCCACCACGGACAGTCCCGAAGCCATTCTCCCGGCCGGTACCCAGGCGCCGGATTTCAGTCTCAACGCCACACCCGACCAGGCGCTCGCCTTGCATGAGCTGCGCGGCCGGCCGGTCGTCCTGGTGTTCTATCCGGCGGACTGGAGCGCGGTGTGCGGCGACGAGCTGGCGCTGTTCAACACCGCGCTGCCCATGATCGCCAGGTCCAAGGCCACGGTGCTCGGTATCTCGGTGGACAGCGTCTGGTGCCACCAGGCCTTCATCGCCGACCGCAAGCTGGGATTCGAGCTGCTGTCGGACTTCGAACCCAAGGGGGCCGTGGCGCGACGCTACGGCGCCTACGATGCCGAGCATGGCTACTGCAAGCGCGCCCTGTTCGTGATCGACGCGCAGGGCACGATCGCCTGGAGCTATCTCTCGCCCACCGCGATCAATCCCGGCGTGGACGGCGTCCTCGACGCGCTCGACGCGTTGCCCAAAGGCTGA
- a CDS encoding DUF6116 family protein: MPSPLVSPLLRWARRLRHPTLFKLTALLFAVDLVVPDVIPFVDEILLGLGTLLLANWKDRRASPSLDARPRSAR; this comes from the coding sequence ATGCCGAGTCCCCTTGTTTCCCCGCTGCTGCGCTGGGCGCGCCGGCTGCGCCATCCCACCCTGTTCAAGCTCACCGCGCTGCTGTTCGCGGTAGACCTGGTGGTACCGGACGTGATTCCGTTCGTGGACGAGATCCTGCTGGGCCTGGGAACGCTGCTGCTGGCCAACTGGAAGGATCGCCGCGCCTCGCCTTCGCTGGACGCGCGGCCACGTTCGGCGCGCTGA
- a CDS encoding TatD family hydrolase: MLTDSHCHLDAGEFDGDREAVIARARAAGVRRQVVPAIDAAGWPALRALCKDEAGLYPAYGLHPMFLDAHAPAHLTLLREWIERERPVAIGECGLDFFVETLDPDTQQTYFQGQLALAREFDLPLIVHARRAVEAVIVAIRKVGGLRGVVHSYAGSEEQARQLWDNGFMIGLGGPVTYARAQRLRRLAATMPLEHLLLETDAPDQPDADHRGQRNEPARLTRVCEVIAELRDQPYEDIARVTSENATRLFGLPE, translated from the coding sequence GTGCTGACCGACAGCCACTGCCATCTCGACGCCGGGGAGTTCGACGGCGACCGCGAGGCGGTGATCGCCCGCGCGCGGGCGGCCGGGGTCCGGCGCCAGGTCGTCCCGGCGATCGATGCCGCGGGCTGGCCGGCGCTGCGCGCGCTGTGCAAGGACGAGGCGGGGCTGTACCCGGCCTATGGCCTGCATCCGATGTTCCTGGACGCGCACGCGCCGGCCCACCTGACGCTGCTGCGCGAGTGGATCGAACGCGAACGCCCGGTGGCCATCGGCGAGTGCGGGCTGGACTTCTTCGTCGAGACGCTGGATCCGGACACGCAGCAGACCTACTTCCAGGGCCAGCTGGCGCTGGCGCGCGAGTTCGACCTGCCGCTGATCGTGCATGCACGACGCGCGGTGGAGGCGGTGATCGTGGCGATCCGCAAGGTCGGTGGCCTGCGTGGCGTGGTGCACAGCTACGCCGGCAGCGAGGAGCAGGCCCGGCAACTGTGGGACAACGGCTTCATGATCGGCCTGGGGGGACCGGTGACCTATGCACGCGCCCAGCGCCTGCGCCGCCTGGCCGCGACCATGCCGCTGGAGCATCTGCTGCTGGAGACCGATGCGCCGGATCAGCCCGATGCCGACCATCGCGGCCAGCGCAACGAACCGGCGCGCCTCACGCGCGTGTGCGAGGTCATCGCCGAACTGCGCGACCAGCCCTACGAGGACATCGCGCGCGTCACGTCCGAGAACGCGACGCGGCTGTTCGGGCTTCCGGAGTGA
- a CDS encoding glycine zipper 2TM domain-containing protein gives MKNTTTLILVGAGALLFGGVATAAYMNHRTSAQTFATTPEGEMAATTPLENGDAMPVSAVPTGTQVDYADIVNVVPITQRGTLYATVIGTDPVRETTTTTTPREVCQDVVVNERLPERDGNVGGTVAGALIGGLVGHQIGGGNGRDLATAAGAVAGGFAGNRIDRNHVGGRVVQRTERQCHTENATSESSRVTGYNVTYRNPDGTTGTMRMDEKPGSRIAMGKSSEVTGYNVTYRYDGTEKTVRLDRKPDSDRLPVIDGRVVTQTAALDSSPRG, from the coding sequence ATGAAGAACACCACCACCCTGATCCTGGTTGGCGCTGGGGCGCTGCTGTTCGGCGGCGTTGCTACAGCGGCCTATATGAACCATCGCACCTCGGCGCAGACCTTCGCCACCACCCCCGAGGGGGAGATGGCGGCGACCACGCCGCTGGAAAACGGCGACGCCATGCCCGTCAGCGCGGTGCCGACCGGCACGCAGGTCGATTACGCCGACATCGTCAACGTCGTGCCGATCACGCAACGCGGCACGCTGTACGCCACGGTGATCGGCACCGACCCGGTGCGTGAGACCACCACCACCACGACCCCGCGCGAGGTCTGCCAGGATGTGGTGGTCAACGAGCGTCTGCCCGAGCGCGACGGCAACGTCGGCGGCACGGTGGCCGGCGCGCTGATCGGCGGCCTGGTCGGCCATCAGATCGGCGGCGGCAACGGCCGCGACCTGGCCACGGCCGCGGGCGCGGTCGCCGGCGGCTTCGCCGGCAACCGCATCGATCGCAACCACGTCGGTGGCCGCGTCGTGCAGCGCACCGAGCGCCAGTGCCACACCGAGAACGCCACCTCCGAATCCTCGCGCGTGACCGGCTACAACGTGACCTACCGCAATCCGGATGGCACCACCGGCACCATGCGCATGGACGAGAAGCCCGGCAGCCGCATCGCCATGGGCAAGTCCAGCGAAGTCACCGGCTACAACGTGACCTACCGCTACGACGGCACTGAGAAGACCGTGCGCCTGGACCGCAAGCCGGACTCGGATCGCCTGCCGGTCATCGACGGCCGCGTGGTCACCCAGACCGCGGCACTGGATTCCAGCCCGCGCGGCTGA
- a CDS encoding tRNA threonylcarbamoyladenosine dehydratase, with protein sequence MNAAASPTVSPVTTLWKERFAGVDRLYGVGAVERLSQRAVAVIGMGGVGSWVVEALARSGVGRLVLIDADDICLSNTNRQLPALDGQYGRNKVVVMAERCRAINPEIQLDVVEAFLTSSNLEALLGQPLDLVIDACDSFRTKVEAIAWCRRRKLPMITVGSAGGRTDATQVRVRDLSRTEHDAMLALVRKKLRAEFNFPRNPQRYFGVSAIYSLQNVQYPQADGSVCGLRPVLGAEAALKLDCGAGLGAATHVTGTFAFAAAGRALELLLKPRREDAPSMA encoded by the coding sequence ATGAACGCCGCCGCCTCGCCAACTGTCAGCCCTGTCACCACGCTCTGGAAAGAACGCTTCGCAGGCGTGGATCGCCTCTACGGCGTCGGCGCAGTCGAACGCCTGTCCCAGCGCGCGGTCGCGGTGATCGGCATGGGCGGCGTCGGATCGTGGGTGGTGGAAGCCCTGGCGCGCAGCGGCGTGGGCAGGCTGGTGCTGATCGACGCCGACGACATCTGCCTGTCCAACACCAACCGTCAGCTGCCGGCGCTGGACGGGCAGTACGGCCGCAACAAGGTCGTGGTGATGGCCGAACGCTGTCGCGCGATCAATCCGGAGATCCAGCTGGACGTCGTCGAGGCATTCCTGACCTCGTCCAACCTGGAAGCGCTGCTGGGTCAGCCGCTGGACCTGGTGATCGACGCCTGCGACAGCTTCCGCACCAAGGTCGAGGCCATCGCCTGGTGCCGGCGCCGAAAGCTGCCGATGATCACCGTCGGCTCGGCCGGCGGGCGCACCGACGCTACCCAGGTCCGCGTGCGCGACCTCTCGCGCACCGAACATGATGCGATGCTGGCGCTGGTGCGCAAGAAGCTGCGCGCCGAGTTCAACTTTCCTCGCAACCCGCAGCGCTACTTCGGCGTGTCGGCGATCTATTCGCTGCAGAACGTGCAGTACCCGCAGGCCGACGGCAGCGTGTGCGGACTGCGGCCGGTGCTGGGTGCCGAGGCGGCGCTGAAGCTGGACTGCGGCGCGGGGCTGGGCGCGGCCACGCACGTCACCGGCACCTTCGCCTTCGCCGCGGCGGGACGGGCGCTGGAACTGTTGCTCAAGCCGCGCAGGGAAGATGCGCCGTCGATGGCGTAG
- the arsC gene encoding arsenate reductase (glutaredoxin) (This arsenate reductase requires both glutathione and glutaredoxin to convert arsenate to arsenite, after which the efflux transporter formed by ArsA and ArsB can extrude the arsenite from the cell, providing resistance.): MSHTPGLAPQTVVIWHNPRCGTSRGTLELIRQAGIEPHIVDYLNDPPDRATLVATLAATGQPLRELMRRKEPEYAQLGLDDPGIDDAALIEAMLRKPVLINRPIVITARGTRLCRPPEQVLELLAD; this comes from the coding sequence ATGAGCCACACGCCGGGCCTTGCTCCGCAGACCGTGGTGATCTGGCACAACCCCCGCTGCGGCACCTCGCGCGGGACGCTGGAGCTGATCCGCCAGGCCGGCATCGAGCCGCACATCGTCGACTACCTCAACGATCCGCCGGATCGCGCCACGCTGGTCGCGACGCTGGCGGCCACCGGCCAGCCATTGCGCGAACTCATGCGCCGCAAGGAGCCCGAGTACGCGCAGCTGGGCCTAGATGATCCGGGCATCGACGATGCGGCGCTGATCGAAGCGATGCTGCGCAAGCCGGTGCTGATCAACCGGCCGATCGTGATCACCGCGCGTGGCACGCGGCTGTGTCGGCCGCCGGAGCAGGTGCTGGAACTGCTGGCGGACTGA
- a CDS encoding thioredoxin domain-containing protein gives MSTLRIPVGADDHAHGPADAPVTLVEYADYQCPYCAQAFPVVRELKARFGDDLRLVFRNFPLADAHPQALPAALVAEFAGQHGKFWPAHDALYENQERLGESLYAELLENLGLGADALESALQSRTLLERVQADLDGGLRSGVNGTPAFFINGQRYDVRSGFDELAAPIEALIAQSTG, from the coding sequence ATGTCCACGCTTCGCATCCCGGTCGGCGCCGACGACCATGCCCATGGTCCGGCCGATGCGCCGGTCACGCTGGTCGAATACGCCGATTACCAGTGTCCTTACTGCGCCCAGGCCTTTCCGGTCGTGCGCGAGCTGAAGGCCCGCTTCGGCGACGACCTGCGGCTGGTATTCCGCAACTTCCCGCTGGCCGACGCGCATCCCCAGGCGCTCCCCGCTGCGCTGGTGGCCGAGTTCGCCGGCCAGCACGGCAAGTTCTGGCCGGCCCACGATGCGCTGTACGAAAACCAGGAGCGGCTCGGCGAATCGCTGTACGCCGAACTCCTGGAAAATCTGGGCCTGGGGGCCGACGCGCTTGAGTCGGCGCTGCAGTCGCGGACGCTGCTCGAGCGCGTCCAGGCCGATCTGGACGGCGGCCTGCGCAGTGGCGTGAACGGCACGCCGGCGTTCTTCATCAACGGTCAGCGCTACGACGTGCGCAGTGGCTTCGATGAACTGGCGGCGCCGATCGAGGCGCTGATCGCCCAATCGACCGGCTGA
- a CDS encoding phospholipase D-like domain-containing protein: MAWMIAAAVVLTLVVVLLALNFATPEKKLGHVPPHRHGVEDPQFMREMSVLLGPAITQGNRIEVLNDGDEIFPAMLDAIGAAQRTITFETYIYWSGRIGREFSQALAERARHGVQVKVTIDWGGSLKMDPRLVEEMEQAGVEVHRYRPLAWYNLHRINNRTHRKLLVIDGRVGFTGGVGVADQWLGHAQDPAHWRDTHYRIEGPVVAQVQTAFNDNWIKSTGRVLDGEAFYPQLDPVGESPAQLFLASPAGGSESMHLMYLLAIAAATRRIDLAAAYFVPDALITEALLAARSRGVEVRVLLPGPHIDSASVRLASRASWGPLLEAGIQISEYQPTMLHTKLLIVDGLLVSVGSTNFDIRSFRLNDEASLNVYDPALAERMTTLFEADLAQATPYSLQRWRARPLREKLFETLILPIRSQL, from the coding sequence ATGGCGTGGATGATCGCGGCGGCCGTGGTGCTGACGCTGGTGGTGGTGCTGCTCGCGTTGAACTTCGCCACGCCGGAGAAAAAGCTCGGGCACGTGCCGCCGCACCGCCATGGCGTGGAGGATCCGCAGTTCATGCGCGAGATGTCGGTGCTGCTGGGCCCGGCCATCACCCAAGGCAACCGCATCGAGGTGCTCAACGACGGGGATGAGATCTTCCCGGCGATGCTGGACGCCATTGGCGCCGCGCAGCGGACCATCACCTTCGAGACCTACATCTACTGGTCCGGCCGGATCGGTCGAGAGTTCAGCCAGGCGCTGGCCGAGCGCGCCCGCCACGGCGTGCAGGTCAAGGTGACCATCGACTGGGGGGGCAGCCTGAAGATGGACCCTCGCCTGGTCGAGGAGATGGAACAGGCCGGCGTCGAGGTGCATCGCTACCGCCCGCTGGCCTGGTACAACCTGCACCGGATCAACAACCGCACCCACCGCAAGCTGCTGGTGATCGATGGCCGTGTCGGCTTCACCGGCGGCGTCGGCGTGGCCGACCAGTGGCTGGGGCACGCGCAGGACCCGGCGCACTGGCGCGATACGCATTACCGCATCGAAGGGCCGGTCGTGGCGCAGGTGCAGACCGCCTTCAACGACAACTGGATCAAGTCCACCGGCCGTGTGCTCGACGGCGAGGCGTTCTATCCGCAGTTGGACCCGGTGGGCGAGAGCCCGGCGCAGCTGTTCCTGGCGTCGCCAGCCGGCGGCAGCGAGAGCATGCACCTGATGTACCTGCTGGCCATCGCCGCGGCCACGCGCAGGATCGACCTGGCCGCGGCCTACTTCGTGCCCGATGCGTTGATCACCGAAGCGCTGTTGGCGGCGCGCTCGCGCGGCGTGGAGGTCCGCGTGCTGCTGCCCGGTCCGCACATCGACTCGGCCTCGGTCCGGCTGGCGTCGAGGGCCAGCTGGGGGCCACTGCTGGAGGCCGGTATCCAGATCAGCGAGTACCAGCCGACGATGCTGCACACCAAGCTGCTGATCGTCGATGGCCTGCTGGTGTCGGTGGGATCGACCAACTTCGACATCCGCTCGTTCCGGCTCAACGACGAGGCCAGCCTCAACGTCTACGATCCGGCGCTGGCCGAACGCATGACCACCCTGTTCGAGGCCGATCTCGCCCAGGCCACGCCCTACTCCCTGCAGCGCTGGCGCGCACGGCCGCTGCGGGAGAAACTGTTCGAAACCCTCATTCTTCCCATCAGGTCACAGCTATGA